The genomic stretch gATTTTCAGTAGTCAACTCATTATCAAAGCACCCTGTAACCTTTGATAGATGATCTACAGAAAGGACACTGCCTGGGATCCATCCCTACAATTCGTAGGATGCATTTTTCACATATGTCTCTGTGTCCACATGGATAGATCTCCACTGATCTGGACTCCTCAAAGCAAACAGCACACCTACAGTGTCTATCCCCATCACTTCTATAATTCCTTCTCTGCCTTTGCTGAGGGTTTTGAGCTTCTGTTCTTGTTCTTTCTACAaggaaa from Biomphalaria glabrata chromosome 9, xgBioGlab47.1, whole genome shotgun sequence encodes the following:
- the LOC106060189 gene encoding E3 ubiquitin-protein ligase CBL-C-like, which translates into the protein MLQSVLLGLIPAIVGLTAAFYIFNKIYSNQEEESFRSGPRSYPTFQTERTRTEAQNPQQRQRRNYRSDGDRHCRCAVCFEESRSVEIYPCGHRDICEKCILRIVGMDPRQCPFCRSSIKGYRVL